A portion of the Calothrix sp. 336/3 genome contains these proteins:
- a CDS encoding BrnT family toxin, which translates to MRFEWDENKAESNFLKHGIQFEEAVTVFADPYLMFTEDSSHSQGEEREWAIGEMEDGSIVVVVFTMRGERIRIISARKATKRECQEYESGI; encoded by the coding sequence ATGCGCTTTGAGTGGGATGAAAATAAAGCTGAGTCGAATTTTTTGAAGCATGGTATTCAATTTGAGGAAGCTGTAACAGTTTTTGCCGACCCTTATCTCATGTTTACGGAAGATTCTAGTCATTCTCAGGGGGAAGAAAGGGAATGGGCAATTGGTGAAATGGAAGATGGCTCAATTGTTGTGGTTGTTTTTACCATGCGAGGTGAGCGAATCAGGATAATCAGTGCGAGAAAAGCGACAAAAAGGGAGTGTCAAGAATATGAATCAGGAATCTGA
- a CDS encoding S1C family serine protease: MLSKIRNQFKTLLVVSALLSATLPITPAKSQTLESLQTNYQQSEQLTQANLVAEDVKPSVVRVVVGCKAKVYSPINGKVYELETITGHGSGFFINPNGYIVTNAHVTATEDCQEIFHADLAAQLEADGQNIADIKSQLKWIETKPIQLVYLPNQEQLPFEIINSGSPVGEGKDVSIIKVNVVNAPTLKLANSHQVKLLDSITVVGYPGLVEKFTVFDSDSFYQASFTRGQISAMKNLKDGTPIIQITAPVPNGNSGGPVLNDNGEVIGLVTFGPNDDFTFIFTSGTIQEFLNSGNITNQQGFVNQEYRQALQLYSQGKYTQALQKFQLVKRLFPQHSEVENYLDKCQTIIANSN; the protein is encoded by the coding sequence ATGCTATCTAAAATCCGGAATCAATTCAAAACTCTCCTCGTCGTTTCTGCTTTACTATCTGCGACATTACCCATCACACCCGCAAAATCCCAAACCCTAGAATCTTTACAAACAAATTACCAGCAATCAGAACAACTCACGCAAGCTAACTTAGTCGCAGAAGATGTCAAACCATCGGTAGTTCGTGTTGTAGTTGGTTGCAAAGCAAAAGTTTACTCACCCATCAATGGTAAAGTCTATGAACTCGAAACCATTACAGGACATGGTTCTGGTTTCTTCATCAATCCTAACGGTTACATTGTCACCAATGCTCATGTCACAGCAACAGAAGATTGTCAGGAGATTTTTCACGCAGATTTAGCCGCACAACTAGAAGCCGATGGACAAAACATTGCAGACATCAAATCCCAGTTAAAATGGATTGAAACCAAACCAATTCAATTAGTATATTTACCCAATCAAGAGCAATTACCCTTTGAAATCATTAATTCCGGTTCTCCTGTTGGTGAGGGTAAAGATGTTTCTATCATCAAAGTGAATGTAGTTAACGCACCTACCCTTAAACTTGCCAATTCGCACCAGGTAAAACTCTTAGACTCAATCACAGTAGTCGGATATCCCGGATTAGTTGAAAAGTTCACCGTCTTTGATAGTGACTCTTTTTACCAAGCTAGTTTCACTCGCGGTCAAATTTCCGCAATGAAAAACCTCAAAGATGGTACACCTATCATCCAAATTACCGCCCCTGTTCCTAATGGCAATTCAGGAGGACCCGTTCTCAATGATAATGGTGAGGTGATTGGTTTAGTCACTTTTGGACCCAATGATGATTTTACCTTTATTTTCACCAGTGGGACAATTCAGGAATTTCTCAACTCAGGCAATATTACTAACCAGCAGGGATTTGTAAACCAAGAATATCGCCAAGCATTACAACTTTATAGCCAAGGTAAATATACCCAAGCATTACAAAAATTTCAGCTAGTAAAACGCTTATTTCCCCAACATTCAGAGGTGGAAAATTACCTGGACAAATGTCAAACAATTATCGCTAATAGTAATTAG
- a CDS encoding DUF433 domain-containing protein, which translates to MTRQEIEAQLLGLSLADKAEIIQSLTKNLSTSGRGITKTSGVCGGEACIAGTRIAVWLLVEAQQLGINEAQLLQDYPHITAADLVNAWAYADAYPEEITAAIRANNEVA; encoded by the coding sequence ATGACTCGTCAAGAAATCGAAGCGCAACTTCTGGGCTTATCGCTTGCTGATAAAGCAGAAATTATTCAAAGTCTGACCAAAAATCTCAGCACCAGTGGAAGGGGAATTACTAAAACATCTGGTGTGTGTGGTGGTGAAGCTTGTATTGCGGGAACTCGAATTGCTGTTTGGCTGTTAGTAGAAGCACAGCAACTTGGGATTAATGAAGCTCAATTATTGCAGGACTATCCCCATATTACCGCAGCCGATTTGGTCAATGCTTGGGCTTATGCTGATGCTTATCCCGAAGAAATTACTGCCGCAATTCGTGCTAATAATGAGGTAGCCTAA
- a CDS encoding WD40 repeat domain-containing protein, protein MNEKNNFNAKQGKVKSLSLSPDGKKIATSGSDGTVKVWNTFGQKLSEFKADKDGVNSVIFSPDGRNLITVGEESIAKIWDLSGKLLTEFNHDQKVITSVSFSPNGKLLATASRDSAVKIWTISGQQLQKIQAHKFVNCVKFSPDGQSIVTAGIDDSQFISQRDSSNNKNKSYARLWNLSGQKIAEFHGYEDEESINSVSFSPDSKHLATASDNGTIRLWDLDSNKLVESYNGQQGAIINIGFSSDGKYLATAGEQGSINILRIEKDIPQSRTSKPSKETNNQAKDLFNINIVEIPSSPFRHLKEIKGHKGAVNSLGFSPKGEFLVTAGDDGIVRLWAMPNNKESQLEKKQAGGYWVTFSPDGKLLVTSGNNGVKIWDLSGRLLAELKHQDAIWSVVFSPDGRHLITVGKDGFIRIWNLSGQLLAQWKGHKDRITWVSISSDGKNIATASKDSTAKLWNLSGQLLAEFKGHKGGVSFIDFTPDSKSIITTGEDAFVRILKLSGEQVSQFNSDQVTINSASISPDGKSIATVGKDTRIWDFSGKQLVVLDQSSIFSNNFVPDGQRSTQGQVFSSSFSPDGQFIATGGRGIIQLWHVTGGQLAEYTIPEEEAINGISFSPDGKLITAIGSGGTVRVWRLEGLDDLLTRGCHWLKDYFVTRPELRKEICPEQIPEVTK, encoded by the coding sequence ATTAATGAAAAAAACAACTTTAATGCAAAACAAGGTAAGGTAAAAAGTTTATCTTTGAGTCCAGATGGCAAGAAAATTGCAACATCAGGGAGTGACGGAACAGTAAAAGTTTGGAATACATTTGGACAAAAATTATCTGAATTCAAGGCAGATAAAGATGGTGTGAACAGTGTTATTTTTAGTCCAGATGGACGTAATTTGATTACAGTTGGAGAAGAGAGTATTGCTAAGATTTGGGACTTATCGGGAAAATTATTGACTGAATTCAATCATGATCAAAAAGTCATCACCAGTGTTAGTTTTAGCCCAAATGGGAAGCTTCTTGCGACAGCATCAAGAGATAGTGCTGTAAAAATCTGGACTATTTCAGGGCAGCAATTACAAAAAATTCAGGCTCATAAATTCGTTAATTGTGTAAAATTTAGCCCAGATGGACAATCTATTGTTACAGCAGGAATTGATGATTCTCAGTTTATTTCTCAACGAGATTCTTCAAATAATAAAAATAAAAGCTATGCGCGTTTATGGAATTTATCCGGACAAAAAATAGCTGAATTTCATGGATATGAAGATGAGGAGAGTATTAATAGTGTAAGTTTCAGTCCAGACAGTAAACATTTAGCAACTGCTTCGGATAATGGGACAATTAGACTATGGGATTTAGATAGTAATAAATTAGTTGAGTCTTATAACGGACAACAAGGTGCAATTATCAATATCGGCTTTAGCTCGGATGGTAAATATTTAGCCACAGCCGGAGAACAGGGAAGTATAAATATTTTACGTATCGAGAAAGATATACCTCAATCACGTACTAGTAAACCATCAAAGGAAACTAATAATCAAGCAAAAGATTTGTTTAATATTAATATTGTAGAAATTCCTTCTTCACCGTTTCGACACTTAAAAGAAATTAAAGGACACAAAGGTGCTGTTAATAGTTTGGGTTTTAGCCCCAAAGGAGAGTTTTTAGTCACAGCAGGAGATGATGGTATAGTCAGACTCTGGGCAATGCCCAATAACAAAGAATCTCAATTGGAAAAGAAGCAAGCAGGAGGATACTGGGTCACTTTTAGTCCAGATGGTAAACTATTAGTTACTTCAGGTAATAACGGGGTTAAAATTTGGGATTTATCAGGGCGCTTATTAGCTGAGTTAAAACATCAGGATGCAATCTGGAGTGTTGTCTTTAGTCCAGATGGTAGACATTTAATAACAGTTGGAAAAGATGGGTTCATTCGGATTTGGAACTTATCCGGTCAATTATTAGCACAGTGGAAAGGTCATAAAGATAGAATTACTTGGGTAAGTATTAGCTCAGATGGAAAGAATATCGCAACAGCAAGTAAGGACAGTACAGCCAAACTTTGGAATTTATCTGGGCAATTATTAGCTGAGTTTAAAGGACACAAAGGTGGAGTATCATTTATAGATTTTACCCCAGACAGTAAAAGCATAATCACTACAGGAGAAGATGCGTTTGTTAGAATTTTGAAATTATCTGGGGAGCAGGTTTCTCAATTTAATAGTGACCAAGTTACAATTAATTCGGCAAGTATTAGTCCAGATGGAAAATCTATTGCAACTGTAGGAAAAGATACTAGAATTTGGGATTTTTCTGGTAAGCAGTTAGTTGTTCTTGACCAAAGTTCAATTTTCAGTAACAACTTTGTACCTGATGGACAACGCTCTACTCAAGGGCAAGTCTTTAGCTCAAGTTTTAGTCCTGATGGACAGTTTATTGCTACAGGAGGACGCGGAATTATTCAACTATGGCATGTAACAGGGGGACAGCTGGCTGAATACACAATTCCTGAAGAAGAAGCTATTAATGGTATAAGTTTCAGTCCAGATGGTAAGCTAATTACTGCTATCGGTTCTGGTGGTACAGTCCGAGTATGGCGTTTGGAAGGATTAGATGATTTATTAACTCGTGGCTGTCATTGGCTAAAAGATTATTTTGTTACTCGTCCAGAGTTACGCAAGGAAATTTGTCCAGAACAGATACCAGAAGTAACCAAGTAA
- a CDS encoding aliphatic sulfonate ABC transporter substrate-binding protein — translation MNFLNQHKIDFLNHKITRRSLLVVLGYSLVLSTSLLGCVGKNNTNADQGTSPNTTETQSKTSANTGQKVLRIVRSKQLTALASLEKKGILEKRLEPLGYKVEWPEFAAGPQQLEALNAGGLDIASTAESPPIFSQAAGAPLVYLAANSSDGKAVSLVVPANSTIKSVKDLKGKKVAFQKASIGHYLLVRALEKEGLKLSDVESIFLPPPDANVAFSQGKVDAWFIWEPFVTRAEQKKIGRVLVDGGNGLRDTNNFISTSRKFYQENQEVIKIFLEELQKEQIWAKNNPKELAELLASVTQLDVPTLETMHSKYDFTLVPITDKIITKQQEVADKWFRLGQIPKKVNVSDGFLTPDEYAKITPPEVQAQK, via the coding sequence ATGAACTTTTTGAATCAACACAAAATAGATTTTCTGAATCATAAAATCACTCGTCGTTCTTTGTTGGTTGTTCTCGGTTATAGCTTAGTGCTATCAACTTCCCTTCTGGGTTGTGTGGGTAAAAATAATACAAATGCCGACCAAGGAACTTCACCGAATACTACCGAAACACAAAGTAAAACTTCAGCAAATACGGGGCAGAAAGTATTACGAATTGTTCGTTCTAAACAATTAACAGCTCTAGCATCTCTGGAAAAGAAAGGTATTTTAGAAAAGCGCTTAGAGCCTTTAGGTTATAAAGTCGAATGGCCAGAATTTGCCGCAGGACCGCAACAACTAGAAGCTCTAAATGCTGGGGGGCTTGATATCGCTTCTACTGCGGAATCGCCGCCAATATTTTCTCAAGCAGCAGGAGCACCATTGGTATATTTAGCAGCTAATTCTTCAGATGGAAAAGCAGTTTCTTTGGTAGTACCAGCTAACTCGACAATCAAAAGTGTTAAAGACTTAAAAGGTAAAAAAGTAGCTTTCCAAAAAGCATCAATCGGTCATTATTTATTGGTGAGAGCCTTAGAAAAAGAAGGATTAAAATTGTCCGATGTAGAGTCTATTTTTCTCCCACCTCCCGATGCAAATGTTGCCTTTAGTCAGGGTAAAGTTGATGCTTGGTTTATTTGGGAACCATTTGTGACGAGAGCAGAACAAAAGAAAATTGGTCGTGTTCTTGTTGATGGGGGGAATGGATTACGCGATACAAATAATTTTATCTCGACATCGCGTAAATTCTATCAAGAAAATCAGGAAGTGATTAAAATTTTCTTGGAAGAACTTCAAAAAGAGCAAATCTGGGCAAAAAATAATCCAAAAGAATTAGCAGAATTACTTGCATCTGTAACACAACTCGATGTTCCCACTTTGGAAACAATGCATTCAAAATATGATTTTACATTGGTGCCAATTACGGATAAGATTATTACTAAACAACAAGAAGTTGCCGATAAATGGTTCCGTTTGGGACAAATTCCTAAAAAAGTAAATGTTAGCGATGGATTCTTGACACCCGATGAGTACGCAAAAATTACTCCTCCAGAAGTACAAGCACAGAAATAG
- a CDS encoding AAA-like domain-containing protein has product MTGDYRYKVGGSLESDAPSYVKRQADSDLYHGLKAGELCYVFNSRQMGKTSLLVRTMKRLQADGFACAVIDITSLGTEDITLEQWYGSIVDSLLAELNFVEPQELNIWWEKSIEISPVRRLGKLFDELLLPNIEQNIVIFLDEIDSILRIQDFATDDFFAFIRSCYQRRSFRDEYKRLNFALFGVATPGDLIKDEERTPFNIGTAIQLDGFKLDEIAPLSQGLEGKVDNPQAVMREVLAWTGGQPLLTQKVCNLLIQDLRNPTPSPSPLARRREIGGNEWVEGVVRSGIIENWESQDEQEHLKTIRDRLLVNEQIAVALLGLYQQILQKGEITADSSFEQMRLRLTGLVVQQQGKLQVYNQIYGNVFDINWVRGELGKLRFYADKLQIWVDSNYQDESCFLQGEDLVKARIWADGIKLSDVDYRFLSASLEAELNQKVTKAETRQNQALQEEEKAKYRLTEVEKKTNQIIRISLIVLVISIIGAITGLIFASIAEHRRFSATSQFNSTKLKLNYTNFELRKARENINILMKQKEEGVKLVEAVKEKQKQAENKAEQADEKFRIASANVETANQKVTSAQQQFIAANKKAQTAEEKAKNSEQEQQEAEYLAQKAKNELTSANISLEEAKKQKQEARQQLATANNDLKVAQ; this is encoded by the coding sequence ATGACGGGAGATTACAGGTATAAAGTTGGTGGCAGTTTAGAATCGGATGCTCCCAGCTATGTAAAACGGCAAGCGGATTCTGACCTTTACCACGGATTAAAGGCAGGTGAGCTTTGTTACGTTTTTAACTCCCGGCAGATGGGGAAAACCAGTTTGCTAGTAAGGACAATGAAGCGGTTACAAGCAGATGGTTTTGCTTGTGCGGTAATTGATATTACGAGTTTGGGAACTGAGGATATTACCCTGGAACAGTGGTATGGAAGTATTGTTGATAGTTTATTGGCTGAACTGAATTTTGTTGAACCGCAAGAATTAAATATTTGGTGGGAAAAATCGATTGAAATTTCTCCTGTGCGACGTTTGGGGAAGCTGTTTGATGAGTTGTTGTTGCCAAATATCGAGCAGAATATTGTGATTTTTCTCGATGAAATTGATAGTATTCTCCGTATACAAGATTTTGCAACGGATGATTTTTTCGCATTCATTAGAAGTTGCTATCAAAGACGTTCCTTTCGAGATGAATATAAACGTTTAAATTTTGCTTTATTTGGAGTTGCCACACCTGGCGACTTAATTAAAGATGAGGAAAGAACGCCTTTTAATATTGGAACAGCGATTCAACTTGACGGTTTTAAATTAGATGAGATTGCACCTCTATCACAGGGTTTAGAGGGGAAGGTGGATAACCCCCAAGCTGTGATGAGGGAAGTTTTAGCTTGGACGGGAGGACAACCTTTATTAACGCAGAAGGTTTGTAATTTGTTAATTCAGGATTTGAGGAATCCCACCCCCAGCCCCTCCCCGCTTGCGAGGAGAAGAGAAATAGGGGGGAACGAATGGGTAGAAGGGGTGGTGAGGAGTGGGATTATTGAAAATTGGGAATCTCAAGATGAACAAGAGCATTTAAAGACGATTAGGGATAGGTTACTAGTTAACGAGCAAATTGCTGTGGCTTTGTTGGGGTTATATCAGCAGATTTTACAAAAGGGAGAAATTACTGCTGATAGTAGTTTTGAGCAGATGAGGTTGCGTTTGACTGGCTTGGTGGTGCAGCAGCAGGGTAAATTGCAGGTTTATAACCAGATTTATGGGAATGTTTTTGATATTAATTGGGTTAGGGGTGAGTTAGGTAAATTACGTTTTTATGCGGATAAATTACAGATTTGGGTAGATAGTAATTATCAGGATGAATCTTGTTTTTTGCAAGGAGAAGATTTAGTAAAAGCTAGGATTTGGGCGGATGGAATAAAGTTAAGCGATGTGGATTATCGGTTTTTGTCTGCAAGTTTAGAAGCTGAGTTAAATCAGAAGGTTACAAAAGCAGAAACTAGACAAAATCAAGCTTTACAGGAAGAAGAAAAGGCAAAGTACCGATTAACAGAAGTGGAGAAAAAGACAAATCAAATAATTCGTATTAGTTTGATTGTGCTTGTTATATCTATTATTGGTGCTATTACTGGGTTGATTTTTGCTAGCATTGCGGAACACAGGCGATTTTCTGCAACATCTCAATTCAATTCTACGAAGTTAAAACTAAATTATACAAATTTTGAACTCAGGAAAGCTAGAGAAAATATTAACATACTAATGAAACAAAAAGAAGAAGGAGTAAAGTTAGTAGAAGCAGTAAAAGAAAAACAAAAACAAGCTGAAAATAAAGCTGAACAAGCAGATGAAAAATTCCGGATAGCTAGTGCCAATGTAGAAACTGCAAATCAGAAAGTTACATCTGCACAACAACAATTTATAGCAGCAAATAAGAAGGCACAAACTGCGGAAGAAAAAGCTAAAAATTCTGAGCAAGAACAGCAAGAAGCGGAATATTTAGCTCAAAAAGCTAAAAATGAGCTTACATCTGCAAATATAAGTCTAGAAGAAGCAAAAAAGCAAAAGCAGGAAGCACGACAACAATTAGCAACAGCTAATAACGACCTTAAAGTAGCTCAATAA
- a CDS encoding type II toxin-antitoxin system VapC family toxin encodes MSGEIALDTSVAVRFLNGDEVVVSRVLALPEIVLPTVVVGELLFGAENSTRPLQNLPRYLEFIEACLVVPLSRETAAVYAQTRLMLKRKGRPIPMNDVWIAAQCLEQGWVLVTDDTDFDYVDGLMLERW; translated from the coding sequence ATGAGTGGTGAGATTGCCCTTGATACTTCTGTGGCTGTACGTTTTTTGAATGGGGATGAAGTGGTTGTGTCGCGGGTATTAGCTTTACCAGAAATAGTTTTACCTACTGTTGTGGTGGGTGAGTTACTTTTTGGTGCGGAAAATTCAACTCGTCCATTACAAAATTTACCTCGTTATCTGGAATTTATTGAGGCTTGTTTAGTTGTACCATTAAGTCGAGAAACAGCCGCAGTTTATGCTCAAACTCGATTGATGTTGAAACGGAAGGGACGACCAATTCCCATGAATGATGTTTGGATTGCGGCACAGTGTTTGGAACAGGGTTGGGTTTTAGTGACAGATGATACAGATTTCGATTATGTTGATGGTTTGATGTTAGAACGTTGGTGA
- a CDS encoding BrnA antitoxin family protein: MNQESEFPFERARRVTPEENQKFRDAIAEQFGVTLRKRGRPAKDEEEKYEPVSIRFHPKIIAWAKEEAEKRGIGYQTVINEALLEKIG, from the coding sequence ATGAATCAGGAATCTGAGTTTCCTTTTGAAAGAGCAAGACGAGTTACACCAGAGGAAAACCAAAAATTCAGAGATGCGATCGCAGAGCAGTTTGGGGTTACACTCAGGAAGCGCGGACGACCAGCTAAGGATGAAGAGGAAAAGTATGAGCCTGTTTCCATTAGATTTCATCCTAAAATCATAGCTTGGGCAAAGGAAGAGGCTGAAAAGCGAGGGATAGGCTATCAAACGGTTATTAATGAAGCACTATTAGAGAAAATAGGCTGA
- a CDS encoding AAA-like domain-containing protein — MPRGIRIRPECIPIVKQRAIQQGFARQIDLAERIDKSQSVVNFFLNGRKVEYLNFYEICEVLGFEVREIADFETLANTYIPKTPQINPSPLSSPSSLSPESPPSPVEIENPEGEVPLDSHFYIERPPIEQQCYEEIKKPGSLIRIKAPQQMGKSSLFARILQQAENQGSKTVTIDFQLAEERFFSDLNQFLHFFCDTVAEAVAGDNRELQEKLLGQLDEHWQSGQRFGYMRTCKNYFERYLFPEIQQPLVLGLESVERLFEYPKIYKDFFALLRAVHEEAKRRDIWKQLRLAIAYSTEAYVPVDINQSPFNVGLALELPEFTHEQVKYLAQRHKLNWNDTEVESLMALIGGHPFLVRLAMYKIVIDKINLADLLQTAHTGEGIYNRHLQRQEYILRQQPELGKAMQEIVVGHPVQLTTEIRFKLYSLGLVKLRSDEVTPRCELYRQYFRNK; from the coding sequence ATGCCACGCGGAATTAGAATTCGTCCAGAGTGCATCCCCATCGTGAAGCAAAGAGCTATACAGCAAGGCTTTGCCCGTCAAATCGATTTAGCTGAGAGAATCGATAAAAGCCAATCGGTGGTTAATTTTTTTCTCAATGGCAGAAAAGTTGAGTATCTAAATTTTTACGAAATTTGTGAAGTATTAGGGTTTGAAGTCCGGGAAATAGCTGATTTTGAAACACTAGCAAATACATACATCCCTAAAACCCCACAAATAAACCCCTCTCCCCTCTCTTCCCCCTCCTCCCTATCTCCAGAATCTCCTCCCTCTCCTGTAGAAATCGAAAATCCTGAAGGGGAAGTACCCTTAGATTCTCATTTCTACATAGAACGTCCCCCCATCGAACAGCAGTGTTACGAAGAAATCAAAAAACCCGGTTCCCTGATTCGCATCAAAGCACCCCAACAGATGGGAAAATCTTCCCTGTTTGCGAGGATTCTCCAGCAAGCGGAAAACCAAGGGAGTAAAACAGTCACGATTGATTTTCAGTTAGCGGAAGAGAGATTTTTTTCTGACTTAAACCAATTTCTGCACTTTTTTTGCGATACCGTCGCGGAAGCAGTCGCGGGAGATAATCGAGAATTACAGGAAAAATTGCTGGGACAACTCGACGAACATTGGCAATCGGGACAGCGCTTTGGTTACATGAGAACTTGCAAAAATTACTTCGAGCGCTATTTATTCCCAGAAATCCAGCAACCCTTAGTTTTGGGGTTAGAGTCAGTGGAGCGATTATTTGAATATCCGAAAATCTATAAGGACTTTTTTGCCTTGTTGCGTGCTGTTCACGAAGAAGCGAAACGTCGGGATATTTGGAAACAATTACGATTAGCGATCGCATATTCCACAGAAGCTTATGTTCCCGTTGATATTAATCAGTCTCCGTTTAATGTTGGTTTGGCTTTAGAATTACCGGAATTTACCCACGAACAAGTAAAATATTTAGCCCAACGTCATAAACTTAATTGGAACGATACAGAAGTAGAAAGCCTAATGGCATTGATAGGGGGACATCCTTTTCTAGTACGTTTAGCTATGTATAAAATTGTCATAGACAAAATCAATTTGGCTGACTTGCTACAAACAGCCCATACCGGAGAAGGTATTTATAATCGACACCTACAACGTCAAGAATACATTTTGCGACAACAACCAGAACTAGGAAAAGCCATGCAAGAAATTGTCGTAGGTCATCCAGTACAATTGACGACGGAAATCAGATTTAAACTATACAGCCTAGGATTAGTTAAATTACGCAGCGATGAAGTTACACCCAGATGCGAGCTATATCGCCAATATTTTCGCAACAAATAG
- a CDS encoding ferredoxin family protein: MIELVSESRCIKCNLCVSVCPTNVFDALPDALPAIARQSDCQTCFMCELYCPVDALYVAPESDVAIAVNETDLTQKGLLGSYRENLGWGYKRASTAEKDETFKLFKRMP; this comes from the coding sequence GTGATCGAGTTGGTCAGCGAGTCGCGGTGTATAAAATGTAATCTCTGCGTAAGCGTATGTCCGACAAATGTCTTTGATGCCTTACCCGATGCACTTCCTGCGATCGCCAGACAGAGCGATTGTCAAACCTGTTTTATGTGCGAATTGTATTGTCCGGTTGATGCATTGTACGTTGCACCGGAAAGCGATGTGGCGATCGCAGTTAACGAAACCGATTTAACACAAAAGGGTTTATTAGGTAGCTATCGCGAAAATTTGGGTTGGGGTTATAAGCGTGCATCCACAGCAGAAAAAGACGAAACTTTTAAATTATTCAAGCGAATGCCATAG
- a CDS encoding DUF5615 family PIN-like protein produces the protein MARLYTDEQFPRIVSEMLRKIGHDVLTVQEAGNDNLGIPDEEVLAFAIRDNRAVITLNRQDFVHLHRANSLHFGIIVCTNDTDRNRMAIRINEALLSEESLEGKLIRVVRPMT, from the coding sequence ATGGCACGTTTGTATACAGATGAACAATTTCCGCGGATAGTCAGCGAGATGCTGCGGAAAATTGGACATGATGTTTTAACTGTACAGGAAGCTGGTAACGATAATTTAGGTATTCCCGATGAGGAAGTATTAGCTTTTGCAATTAGAGATAATCGTGCGGTTATAACTCTCAATCGTCAAGATTTTGTCCACTTGCATCGTGCTAATTCCCTACATTTTGGTATTATTGTTTGCACGAATGATACTGACAGAAATCGAATGGCAATTCGTATTAATGAAGCTTTGTTATCTGAGGAATCTTTGGAAGGTAAGTTGATTCGGGTTGTACGTCCTATGACTTAG